The proteins below come from a single Amphiura filiformis chromosome 15, Afil_fr2py, whole genome shotgun sequence genomic window:
- the LOC140171221 gene encoding LOW QUALITY PROTEIN: cyclin-dependent kinase 1-like (The sequence of the model RefSeq protein was modified relative to this genomic sequence to represent the inferred CDS: inserted 1 base in 1 codon), which yields MENYSKIEKIGEGTYGVVYKGRNKKTGEIVALKKIRMESEEEGVPSTTIREISLLKELTHPNIVKLSDVLMQEQKLYLVFEFLKMDLKKYFETFRSGVTMDIELVKSYTYQIIQGIVYCHKRRILHRDLKPQNLLIDQQGCIKLADFGLARAFGIPVRVYTHEVVTLWYRAPEVLLGSPRYSTPVDVWSIGCIMAEMCTKRPLFHGDSEIDQLFRIFRTLGTPNEEVWPGVTSLPDYKPTFPNWTKNNLANSVKNMDSXGLDLLQKMLIYNPAKRLPAKTALNHPWFDDLDKSTLPEAQANINIL from the exons ATGGAGAATTACTCAAAAATAGAGAAGATTGGTGAAG GTACCTATGGCGTTGTGTACAAAGGTCGCAACAAGAAGACTGGAGAGATTGTGGCTCTGAAAAAGATTAGGATGGAGAGTGAAGAGGAAGGTGTTCCAAGTACAACCATCAGGGAGATCTCACTCCTCAAGGAACTCACTCACCCAAATATTGTCAA GTTATCGGATGTTTTGATGCAGGAGCAGAAACTGTACCTTGTCTTTGAGTTCCTCAAGATGGATCTGAAGAAGTATTTTGAGACGTTCCGCTCAGGAGTAACAATGGATATAGAACTTGTTAAG AGTTACACCTACCAGATTATTCAGGGTATTGTATATTGTCACAAAAGACGGATCCTGCACAGAGACTTGAAACCACAGAATCTATTGATTGATCAGCAAGGATGCATCAAGCTGGCTGATTTCGGTCTGGCGAGGGCATTTGGTATTCCTGTGCGAGTTTACACCCACGAG GTTGTCACATTATGGTATCGTGCCCCAGAAGTGTTGCTAGGTTCACCTCGCTACTCAACCCCAGTAGATGTGTGGAGCATTGGATGTATCATGGCTGAAATGTGTACAAAGCGCCCTCTCTTCCATGGCGACTCAGAGATTGATCAACTTTTTAGAATATTCAG AACTCTTGGCACACCCAATGAAGAAGTTTGGCCTGGCGTGACCTCACTCCCAGATTACAAGCCTACATTCCCCAACTGGACAAAGAACAACCTCGCTAACTCAGTCAAGAACATGGACT CAGGGCTGGATCTACTACAG AAAATGCTAATCTATAACCCAGCCAAGAGACTACCAGCCAAGACAGCACTCAACCATCCATGGTTTGATGACCTAGACAAGTCAACACTACCTGAAGCACAAGCTAACATTAACATCTTATAA
- the LOC140171223 gene encoding uncharacterized protein: MPSSVLSTYNCDKTTQASHWNHIDANGPPCGRFSPVVEQLQGHARTPRSPRKFTPACVQPVNENFDDAATKQTSFRPAPDGQSVTSPTQKRRWLNKSSNNVSNDVPALPPQVRRDGRGMSPVRLFKRSSASTSSLGSVTSTEECSDQNRLYIAPGRLIPLPSSDATRERERKTSGNCSSSHLSSGPPPLPKKSSSTSNIRNFHSPQPLRKQAMGKKPVMPPPLTRRDQAMVKKPVMTPPLPRRDQAMGKKPVMTPPLPRRDQAMGKKPVMPPPHARRDHLPPPLVLTPPEGAHLSGPSSPIGSPGPPHRIAPSPPGENKRLSPLPPSCQDPSSPKLPPKPAHLKSSPATSPRSHVPFQFSYTPPASPGALSSQGDSSPPIIPMREIKLCRAPLPPPPVTSQPRSARAPLPPPKPEALRSGPSLAITNEDSKHSKQSKPVRIVKVVKQKRTKPSPRHATKEQPPRRSSNRNQYSQKVTEKNKNEKEEEQSCCGECVRDCVADIPEYLLDFFC; the protein is encoded by the coding sequence ATGCCGAGTTCAGTGTTAAGCACGTATAACTGTGATAAAACTACACAGGCGAGTCATTGGAATCATATTGATGCAAATGGTCCTCCTTGTGGACGGTTTTCTCCCGTTGTTGAACAACTTCAGGGACATGCCAGAACACCGCGAAGTCCACGGAAATTCACTCCTGCTTGTGTGCAACCAGTGAATGAAAACTTTGATGATGCTGCAACTAAACAGACTTCTTTCAGACCAGCACCCGATGGCCAATCTGTGACATCACCAACGCAAAAGAGAAGATGGTTAAACAAATCTTCAAATAATGTCTCAAATGATGTGCCTGCTTTGCCACCACAGGTTCGACGTGATGGGCGCGGTATGTCACCAGTGCGTTTGTTTAAGAGATCATCTGCAAGTACCTCGAGTTTAGGATCGGTTACTTCCACTGAGGAATGTAGTGACCAAAATCGACTTTATATTGCCCCTGGGAGGCTTATACCATTACCATCATCAGATGCAACACGTGAACGTGAACGAAAAACTTCAGGAAATTGTTCCTCCTCGCATCTTTCTTCAGGTCCTCCACCGCTACCAAAGAAGTCATCTTCTACGTCTAACATTCGTAATTTCCACTCGCCACAACCACTTAGAAAACAAGCAATGGGGAAAAAGCCCGTGATGCCGCCACCCCTTACCCGTCGTGATCAAGCAATGGTGAAAAAACCCGTGATGACGCCACCCCTTCCCCGTCGTGATCAAGCAATGGGGAAAAAACCCGTGATGACGCCACCCCTTCCCCGTCGTGATCAAGCAATGGGGAAAAAGCCCGTGATGCCGCCACCCCATGCACGTCGTGATCATCTTCCTCCTCCATTGGTACTAACTCCTCCTGAAGGAGCTCATTTATCTGGACCTTCATCTCCTAtaggatcccctggtcctccaCATAGAATAGCACCTTCACCTCCTGGAGAAAATAAACGTCTGTCTCCTTTACCACCATCATGCCAAGATCCGTCCTCGCCAAAACTCCCGCCAAAACCTGCTCATTTGAAGTCATCACCAGCGACCTCTCCCAGAAGTCATGTACCGTTTCAATTTTCTTATACGCCCCCTGCATCACCCGGTGCATTATCATCTCAAGGTGACTCATCACCTCCTATAATACCCATGCGAGAAATAAAACTATGTCGGGCTCCGCTGCCTCCACCGCCGGTCACCTCGCAGCCTCGAAGCGCAAGAGCTCCTTTACCACCCCCAAAACCAGAGGCTCTGCGTAGCGGGCCATCTTTAGCGATAACAAATGAGGATAGTAAACATTCGAAACAATCTAAACCTGTCCGCATTGTGAAAGTTGTGAAACAAAAACGAACTAAACCAAGTCCCCGTCACGCGACAAAAGAACAACCACCAAGACGTTCTTCAAATCGGAATCAATATTCAcaaaaagtgactgaaaagaacaaaaacgaAAAAGAGGAGGAGCAAAGTTGTTGTGGTGAATGCGTAAGGGATTGCGTGGCAGACATACCGGAGTATCTTTTAGACTTTTTTTGTTGA